GGCGGGGCAGGACGGTTTCCGTGACGGCTGCCGGGTGCCGATCCCGTGGTCCGGCCACAAGGCACCGTTCGGCTTCGGCCCCGGATCCAGCTGGCTGCCGCAGCCGGACAGCTGGCGGGAGCTCTCCGTCGAGGCCCAGACCGGCGACCCCTGCTCGACGCTGGAGCTCTACCGCTCCGCGCTGACGCTGCGCCGTGAACTGCCGGGCGGCCCGATGCGATGGCTGCCGGCTCCGGACGGAGTGCTCGCCCTGTCCCGTCCGGGCATCGTCTGCACGCTCAACACCACGGCGTCGGAGATCGAACTGCCGCTGCCGGGACGGCCGCTGCTCTCCTCCGTACCGCTGGAGCCGACGGGTGACACAGCACCTCTGGAGCCGACGGGTGACACAGCCCGTATTCCGGCTGATTCCTGTGCGTGGTGGGCAATCTGACGTGCGACCGGTACAGTCCAATCCCGTGACCGCACGGCTTGCCGACATCGCAGCCCAGGCGGGGGTCAGCGAAGCCACAGTCAGCCGCGTGCTCAACGGCAAGCCCGGTGTGGCCGCGGCAACCCGCGAATCCGTACTCGCGGCGCTCGACGTGCTCGGCTACGAGCGTCCGGTGCGCCTGCGCCACCGCAGCGCCGGCCTGGTCGGTCTCATAACACCGGAACTCGACAACCCGATCTTCCCGGCACTCGCCCAGGTCATCGGCCAGGCCCTGACGCGGCAGGGCTACACCCCGGTCCTCGCCACCCAGACCCCGGGCGGCTCCACCGAGGACGAGCTCACCGAAATGCTGGTGGACCGCGGGGTCTCCGGAATCATCTTCGTCTCGGGCCTGCACGCGGACACCACCGCCGATATGCAGCGCTACGACCAGCTGCGCGGCCAAGGTGTCCCCTATGTCCTGCTGGGCGGCTTCTCGTCCAAGGTGAAGGCCCCCTTCGTCTCGCCCGACGACCGGGCCGCGATGCACCTCGCGGTGACCCATCTCGTCTCGCTCGGCCACACCCGGATCGGTCTGGCGGTCGGCCCGAAGCGCTTCGTCCCCGTGCTGCGGAAGATCGAGGGCTTCCAGCAGGCCATGGAGAGCCAACTCGGCCTCGCCCCCGAGGAGTCCGAGGACCTCATCCAGCACTCCCTCTACACGCTCGAAGGCGGTCAGGCCGCGGCAAGCGCCCTGATCGGGGTCGGGTGCACCGCCGTGGTCTGCGCGAGCGACATGATGGCGCTCGGCGCGATCCGGGCCGCCCGCGGGCTGGGCCTGAAAGTGCCGCGTGACGTGTCCGTGGTGGGCTTCGACGACTCCCCGCTCATAGCGTTCACGGATCCGCCGCTGACCACCATCCGGCAGCCCGTGCAGGCCATGGGGCAGGCCGCCGTCCGTACCCTCCTGGAGGAGATCGGCGGCACTCCTGCCCCGCACAGTGAGTTCGTCTTCATGCCTGAGCTGGTGGTTCGCGGCTCTACGGCGTCGGGACCCGGAGCCGTGGGGCGTTCTTGAGTCGTCCGCAAGGTGTAGCAGGTGCGTCGGGAACCCGACCGGGGGATGATCGGTCGGTGGGCAGTATCTGGCAGACTCTCGTCCCATGGGTGAATCGACCGTGAAGACTATGGAAGGCCGGACGGCTACCCCGTCACCCATGGTGGATCCCATGGTGGACGAGGCCGCCGACGCACCTCTGCGTACCGACGCACCTCTGCGTACTCGGCTGCGCACGCAACGGTCACCCCGCCGCCCGCGGATCTGGTTCGAAGTCCTGCTGATCGCTGTCAGTTACTGGACGTATTCGCTGGTCCGCAATGCCGTGCCGGAGCAGAAGGCGCAGGCGCTGCGCAACGCGGACTGGATCTGGGATGTCGAGCGCTCGCTGGGCCTGGCGGTGGAGCAGTCGGTCAACCAGGCCGTGAATTCGGTGACATGGCTGATCGTTTCGATGAACTACTACTACGCCACCCTGCACTTCATTGTGACGATCGGTGTGCTGGTGTGGCTCTATCGCGGGCATCCGGGCCGTTATGCGGCGGCCCGCCTTGTCCTTTTCGCGACGACGGGTGTGGCACTCGTCGGTTACTACCTGTATCCGCTCGCGCCGCCTCGGTTGATGAACGGCCAGAACTTCATCGACACGGTCCTGGTCCACGACACCTGGGGCTCGATGGCCTCGGGCAACCTCAAGAACATGTCGAACCAGTACGCGGCGATGCCGTCGATGCACATCGGCTGGTCCCTGTGGTGCGGGCTCATCATCTTCGCGGTGGCCTCCGCGCCCTGGGCGAAGATCCTCGGCATGCTCTACCCGACGGCGACGCTGGTGGTCATCGTGGCCACCGCCAACCACTTCTGGCTGGACGCCGTGGGCGGCATGATCTGCCTGGCGTTCGGCTTCGCCCTCTCGTACGCCTGGTACCGGGCGCTGCCGCATCAGCTGCCGAAGCTGGTGGAGGACACGGACAGGCTCGGGCGCCTGCTGCCCCGTTTCAACGCCAGTACGTGATCTTCCTCAACTCCAGTACGTGATCATCGGACGGGGCAAACCCCTGTTCCGGGAGTCGGATGCCATGACCAGTCTGCGGCTCGCCGAGTCCCGGACCTTCGGCAACGGGGTGGTCCTGCTCCGGTACGAGCGTGCCGAGGGTTCCTCGCCGGGATGACCTACGCCCCGTAGAACAGCTCCTCCACCACCGCACGCGCCCTCCGTGTCGTACGCCGGTAGTCGTCCAGCATGTCGCCCACGCGCCCCGGGCCGTACCCCAAGTACCGCCCCACCGCCCCCAGTTCCCGCCCGTCGGAGGGGAATGTGTCGCCCGCGCGACCGCGCACCAGCATCACGCCGTTCCGCACCCGCGTCGCCAGCACCCAGGCCTCGTCCAGGATCTGCGCGTCCTCCGTCGAGATCAGTCCCGCCGCGTGCGCGGCCGCGAGCGCGTGCCGCGTCCGGGTCGTCCGCAGGCCCGGCTCCGCCCAGCCGTGCTGCATCTGGAAGAGCTGGACCGTCCACTCCACATCGCTCAGCCCGCCCCGGCCCAGCTTCGTGTGCAGGGTGGGGTCCGCGCCCCGCGGCAGCCGTTCGGACTCCATCCGCGCCTTGAGCCGGCGGATCTCGCGTACCGCGTCCTCCCCCAGTCCCTCCGCCGGATACCGCAGCGGATCGACCAGCTCCACGAAGCGCCGCCCCAGGTCCGCGTCGCCCGCCATCGGTTCCGCCCGCAGCAGCGCCTGGCTCTCCCACACCAGCGACCACCGCCGGTAGTACGCCTCGTAGGAAGCGAGCGTACGGACCATGGGCCCGCTCTTGCCCTCGGGACGCAGATCCACGTCGATCAGCAACGGCGGGTCCGCCGTGGGGAGTTGCAGCAGCCTCCGCATCTCCGCGATCACCGTGTTCGCGGCCCGCGTCGCCTCCTGGTCGTCCACGCCCTCGCGCGGCTCGTGGACGAAGAGCACATCCGCGTCGGAGCCGTAACTCTGCTCGTGGCCCCCGAAGCGCCCCATGCCGATGACGGCGAACCTGGTCGGCAGGGTGTCGTCCCACTGCTCGCGCACGGCGGCCCGCAGCGCGCCCGCGAGCGTCGCCGCGTTCAGGTCGGTCACGGCGTTCCCGACCCGGTCCACCAGCGCCCCGGGGTCGGCCTCCGCCGGGCTGTCCTCGGTGCCGTACGAGCCGATCAGATCCGCCGCGGCGGTACGGAACAGCTCCCGCCTGCGCACGCCACGCGCCGACGCGACCCCGCCCTCCGTCGTCTCCGCGCGTCCGACCGCCGCCAGGATCTCCTGCTCCAGCGCGTCCCTCCCGCGCGGCCCGAGGCCCTCCGGATCGCCGAGCAGGGCCACCGCCTCCGGCGCCCGCAGCAGCAGATCGGGGGCGAGCCGCCCGGCGGACAGGACCCGCGCCAGGTTCTCCGCGGCCGCGCCCTCGTCCCGCAGCAGCCGCAAGTACCAGGGCGTCTTGCCGAGCGCGTCGGACACCTTGCGGAAGCCGAGCAGACCGGCGTCCGGGTCGGCCGAGTCCGCGAACCAGCCGAGGAGGACCGGCAGCAGGGTCCGCTGGATCGCGGCCTTGCGGGTGACGCCGGACGACAGGGCCTCCAGATGGCGCAGGGCCGCGGCGGGATCCGCGTAACCCAGCGCTTCGAGCCGCTGCCCGGCCGCCTTCGGACTGAGCCGGGTCTCGCCGGGCGCGAGCTGCGCGACCGCGTCCAGCAGCGGCCGGTAGAAGATCTTCTCGTGCAGCCGCCGCACCACCGACGCATGCCGCTTCCACTCCTTGTTGAGCTCGGCGACCGGGTCCGTACGCAGCCCCAGTGAGCGCCCGAGACGGCGCAGATCCGCTTCGTCCTCCGGCACCAGATGCGTTCGCCGCAGCCGGTACAGCTGGATGCGGTGCTCCATCGCGCGCAGGAAGCGGTACGCCGCATCGAGCTGCGCCGCGTCCGCCCGGCCCACGTATCCGCCGGCCGCCAGCGACTGCAGCGCCTTCAGCGTGGTGCCGCTGTGCAGCGTCGCGTCGCTGCGCCCGTGCACCAACTGCAGGAGCTGTACGGCGAATTCGACGTCCCGCAGCCCCCCTGGGCCCAGCTTGAGCTCGCGGTGCACCTCGGCGACGGGGATGTTGTCGACGACGCGGCGGCGCATCTTCTGCACGTCGGCGACGAAGTTCTCGCGTTCGGCGGCCTGCCACACCAGCGGTGAGACGGCCTCGACGTACTCCTCGCCGAGCATCGGGTCACCGGCGACCGGCCGCGCCTTGAGCAGCGCCTGGAACTCCCAGGTCTTGGCCCAGCGCTGGTAGTAGGCGAGATGGCTGGAGAGCGTACGCACCAGCGGGCCGTTGCGCCCCTCGGGCCGCAGATTGGCGTCGACCGGCCAGATGGTGCCCTCGATCGTCGTCTCGGAGCAGATCCGCATCAGATGGGAGGCCAGCCGGGTCGCGGCCTGCATGGCTTTGCTCTCGTCGGCTCCCTCCACCGGCTCGCCGACGAAGATGACGTCCACGTCGGAGACGTAGTTGAGCTCGTGGCCGCCGCACTTGCCCATGGCGATGACGGCGAGCCGGCACTGCGCCGCGTCGGCGGGGGCGGCTGTACGGGCGATGGCGAGGGCAGCCCGCAGTGTGGCCGTCGCGAGGTCGGCCAGTTCGGCGGCAGCCTGGGCGACATCGGTCGTACCGCACACATCGCGGGCCGCTATGGACAGCAGGCACCGCCGGTAGGCGATCCGCAGCGTGACCGGGTCGGTCGCGTCCGCGAGGCCGCGTTCGAACTCCTCGACGCCCGGGTGCAGATCGGCCGCCTCGTAGGTGACCAGGGCATGCCAGTCGCGCGGGTGGCGGGCCAGATGGTCACCGAGCGCCTCGGACGCGCCGAGCACTCCGATCAGCCGGTCGCGCAACGGTTTCGCGGAGACGAGGGTGCCGAGGAGGGTCTGCCGCTCGACGGGGTCCTGCGCCTCCACCAGGCGTACGAGACCACGCAGCGCGAGATCGGGGTCGGAGGCGGCGCCGAGTGCGTCGAGGAGCACCGGGTCGCCGCGTACGGACGACATGTCGGGGAGGTCGAGGAGCCGCTCGGCGGCGGAGGGATCGGTGAAGCCGTGTCGGAGCAGTCGGGTGAAGGTACTGCTTCTGCGCCCCGGCACCGTCATCCCGTCGTCTCCCGTCCATACCGTGTCCCGAACGATCGGCCGACCGATCAAGGTCCGGATTCGAGCCTAGGCCCTGTCCGGCCGATCCTGCCGGGTAGGGGCGCGCGGTGGAACCCCGTGATCCGCGGCGTTCCGGCCACGCGGGGCTCGTGGACCGGTCCGCGACTCCTTGCGGGCGAGGGGATCGACAGCGGGGTCACCTCGGTGCGGCCGGCCTGGACTGCCGCCCGGACTTCCCCGGGGCCGCTTAGCGATGAATAGGGGCGCCGGCCGCGGTCTACACATTCGGTGACCCTGAATCGAAAGGACCGCGCCATGCCCCCGATCGCTCCCCTGACCACGCTGGACCCCCGGTACAGCGACGAGAAGGCCACCGCCTCCGACTGGTCCCAGGCGGTCGCCCGCCTGAGCAGCGCCGAGGTCTTCTGGCTGTCGACGGTACGGCCCGAGGGCCGTCCGCACGTCACCCCGCTGATCGCCGTCTGGCACGACGGCGGGCTGCATTTCTGCACCGGCGCCGAAGAGCGCAAAGCCAAGAATCTCCGCGACAATCAGGAGGTGGTCCTCACCACCGGAGCCAATGCCCTCAATGAGGGCTACGACGTGGTGGTGGAGGGCACGGCGACGCGCGTGAGCGACGAGAAGCGATTGCGTGCGCTGGCCGCGGCGTACGTCGAGAAGTACGGCACGGACTGGACGTTCGAGGTCCGCGACGGCGCGTTCGCCGGCGACGGCGGGCCCGCCCTGGTCTTCCGGGTGGAGCCGCGTACCGCGTTCGGTTTCGGCAAGGGCGACCCGTACGCCCAGACCCGCTGGCAGTTCACCCAGTGAAGGGAACACCGCGATGGAACTGACCCTCGAAGTGGTCATGGTCCCGAGCTCCGACCTGGACCGGACGAAGACCTTCTACGAGAAGGGGTGCGGCTTCAACGTCGACCTCGACCAGGAAGTGGCCCCGGGCATCCGCATCATCCAGATGACCCCGCCCGGCTCCCGCTGCTCGATCTCCCTGGGCAGTGGCCTGCCCGACCCGCCTGGCCAGTCGGCCATGACCCCCGGCTCGCTCCAGGGCCTCCAACTGTGCGTGACGGACATCGCGGCGGCCCACGCGGAGTTCACCGAGCGGGGCGTGGAGGTCAGCCCCGTCCAGCACGTCGGCGCGACGGGCTGGGAGGACGGCCCGGGCGATACGTGGAACTCGTTCGCGTTCTTCAAGGACCCCGACGGCAACGGCTGGGTCCTCCAGGAGGCCCCGGCGCCACTCTCCGAGCGCTGAGGAGACACAGGCATGGACTGGACGCTCGAAGTGATCGTGGTCCCCGTCTCCGACGTGGACCGGGCCAAGGAGTTCTACAGCGACAAGCTCGGCTTCCACGTCGACATCGACACCCATGTGACCAAGGAGATCCGCATCATCCAGCTCACCCCGCCCGGCTCGGGCTGCTCCATCGTCATCGGCGAGGGCATCCCCACCCCTGGCGGCCGCGCCCCGGAGCCCGGCTCCTACGTCGGGCTCCAGCTCGTTGTCGCGGACATCAAGGCGGCCCACGCCGAGCTGGTCGAGCGGGGCGTGGAGGTCTCCGACCCGATCGAGGTCGCACCGGGCGACGGCGGGACCTTCCTGTACTTCGAGGACCCGGACGGGAACGCCTGGGCGGTGCAGGAGTACCGCGTACGAGCCACTCGGCCGCTGTACGAGGTGCTGCGCCCCAAGGACAGGACCTGAGCGGTGCGCCTCAGTGGACGAGCGTGTAGCTGCGCCACGGCTGGGCGCCCGGCACGATGCTGTCGGTGAGGGTGGTCGGGAGGTAGATCGTCTCACTGCCGGAGCAGTCGCGGTTCCGGTACAGGACCATGTCGATCATGGTGTTGTTGACGACCACGGTCGCGCCCGAGGGCGCCAGGCGGTGGCAGCCGTTGACCGAGGGGTTCGACACGGTCACAAGGGCGTCCCTCTCCGTCCCGTAGGAGATCGTTCCCACCGCATTGCGGCCGAGGCCGGAGCAGCCCGCGACGGCGAGGGTCAGGAGCGCTGCGCCGACGGCTGCGCCGAGGCGCCGGTGATCGGTCACGGACATGGGCCGTCCTCGTCTGTGCGGGAAAGTCCTGGTGAGGGCCACCCTGCCGGTTTCCCGGCGGGGCGGCATCCGGTGAGCGGCCGGTCGGGCGACAGCCCCGCCACGGCCGCCGCCCGGGGGTGCTGCGGAGGACCCACGACCGGGCGTCGGACCTCCTCGTCCAGGCTCGCACCTTCCGGTATCCCGGACTGGTCCAAAGGCGCATTCCGGTCGTCGCATCAGTCGTCGAGGACTTCCAGGTCGAGCCGTGCCAGGCGCACCGGGTCGGCCAGGATATCGATTTCGACGATCTTCCCGTCGCCGAACGTGAGGCCCATCACCGACACCGGCTGTCCCTCGGGAGCCGTGACAACTCCCGGGACCCCATTGACGAGTGCCGGCCGGGCGAACGTGGCGAACCGCGCGAACATGAGCGCCTGCCCGGCCACCGCCCGCGCACCGCGCACCAGTTTCGATACGCCCGGCCCCATCGCCCCGGTGTCGGCCCGCAGCACGACATCCGGGTCGAGCAGTGCGACGAGCGCCTCGAAGTCGCCGCCGCGCGAGGCGGCGAGGAAGGCGTCGACGACCTCGCGCTGACGCGTCACGTCGCGCTCGGGAGCCGGCGCGGCTCCCTGCACCCGGCGGCGGGCGCGGCTCGCGAGCTGCCTCGCCGCCGTCGGGGTGCGGTCCACGATGGGCGCGATCTCGTCGAAGGGCACGGCGAACAGGTCGTGCAGGACGAACGCGAGCCGCTCGGCCGGCGGCAGGGTCTCCAGGACCACGAGCAGCGCCAGACCGACCGAGTCGGCCAGGAGCACCTCGTGCTCGGGGTCGACTCCGTCGATGCTGCTGACGATCGGGTCGGGCACGTACACATCGAGCGGGTCCTCGCGGCGCGAGGCGCGCGTACGGAGCATGTCGAGGCACACCCGCCCGACGACCGTCGTCAGCCATCCGCCCAGGTTCTCGACCTCGCTGGAGTCGGAGCGGCCGAGCTTGAGCCAGGCCTCCTGGACGGCGTCGTCGGCCTCGCTGAGCGAGCCGAGCATCCGGTAGGCGACCGCCCTCAGGTGGGTGCGGTGGGCCTCGAAGCGCTCCGCCAGAAACTCTTTCTCGTCCATCGGTCACACTCTCCCGTCGCGTTACGTCAGAGCTATGACGGACGAACCCCAGCGGATGTGACGACACACCCCGAGCCCCTGGAGGGCGACATCATGGAAGCACGGATGAAGAACCCGGCAGTGATCATTCCCGCGGCCATGCCGGCCATCCTCAACGTGTTCAAGGCGACCAAGCAGGGCGGCGTACCGGAGGCGACGCTCGAGCTGGTCCACCTGCGCGCGAGCCAGATCAACGGGTGCAGCCCCTGCGTCGAGCAGGGTGCGCGCACCGCCAAGAAGGCGGGTGAGACCGATGAGCGGCTCTTCACGGTGGCGGCCTGGCGCGAGGCGCCGTACTTCACCGATGCCGAACGCGCCGCCCTCGCCCTCACCGAGGCCGCCACCCGGCTCAGCGACCGGAGCGATCCGGTGCCCGACGAGATCTGGAACGCGGCCGCCGACCACTACAACGAGGAGCAGCTCGCGGCCCTGGTCCTGCTGATCGGCGTGACCAACCTCTTCAACCGGCTCAACGCGACGACCAGGCAGATCGCCGGGGCGGCCTGGTAGCCGAGAACGCCACCCAACGGTGGCGGGGCCGACGGCGGACAGGCCGTCGGCCCCGGCACTGTCGCGCTTACAGCACCGGCAGGCTCTTGCGCAGCTCGAAGGCCGTGACCTCGCTGCGGTACTCCTCCCACTCCTGCTTCTTGTTGCGCAGGAAGAAGTCGAAGACATGCTCACCCAGCGTTTCGGCGACCAGCTCGCTGCGCTCCATCAGTGTGATGGCCTCGCCGAGGTTCTGCGGCAGCGGCTCGATCCCCATCGCCCGGCGCTCGGCGTCCGAGAGCGCCCACACGTCGTCGTCCGCGCCGGCCGGGAGTTCGTAGCCCTCCTCGATGCCCTTCAGGCCCGCCGCCAGCAGCACCGCGTACGTCAGATACGGGTTGGCGCCGGAGTCGATCGAGCGGACCTCGACCCGGGCCGAGCCCGTCTTGCCCGGCTTGTACATCGGGACGCGGATCAGTGCCGAGCGGTTGTTGTGGCCCCAGCAGATGTACGAAGGGGCCTCGCCGCCCGCGCCCGCGCTGCGGGCCGAGCCGCCCCAGATGCGCTTGTAGGAGTTCACCCACTGATTGGTCACGGCCGAGATCTCGGCCGCGTGCTTGAGCAGGCCCGCGATGAAGGAGCGGCCGACCTTGGAGAGCTGGTACTCCGCGCCCGACTCGTAGAAGGCGTTCCGGTCGCCCTCGAAGAGCGAGAGGTGGGTGTGCATACCGGAGCCCGGGTACTCGCTGAACGGCTTCGGCATGAAGGTCGCCTGGACGCCCTGCTCCAGCGCGACCTGCTTCATGACCAGGCGGAAGGTCATGATGTTGTCGGCGGTGGAGAGTGCGTCCGCGTACCGCAGGTCGATCTCCTGCTGTCCCGGCGCGCCCTCGTGGTGGCTGAACTCCACCGAGATGCCCATGGATTCGAGCATGGTGATCGCCTGCCGGCGGAAGTCCATGCCGACGTTCTGCGGGGTGTGGTCGAAGTAGCCGGAGTTGTCGGCGGGGGTGGGCCGGCTGCCGTCCAGCGGCTTGTTCTTCAGCAGGAAGAACTCGATCTCCGGGTGGGTGTAGAAGGTGAAGCCCAGGTCGGAGGTCCTGGCGAGGATGCGCTTCAGTACGTAGCGGGGGTCCGCGAAGGAGGGGGAGCCGTCCGGCATCAGGATGTCGCAGAACATCCGCGCCGTGCCGGGGGCCTCGGCGCGCCAGGGCAGGATCTGGAAGGTGCCCGGATCCGGCTTGGCGATCATGTCGGACTCGTAGACCCGCGCGAAGCCCTCGATCGCGGAGCCGTCGAAGCCGATCCCCTCGTCAAAGGCCTGTTCCAGCTCGGCGGGAGCCACCGCGACCGACTTCAGAAAGCCGAGCACATCGGTGAACCACAGGCGCACGAAGCGGATGTCGCGCTCCTCGAGCGTACGGAGCACGAATTCCTGCTGCTTATCCATTTCCACCCATCCTTGCTGGTCAAGCCGCCTGCTACGGACGAGCATGCCATCCGAGAGTTTCAGGCGCGTTGCGGACCGCGTCCTGTGCCACCGCGCCGATACCGCCGTACCGGCCGATGCCCGCTGTACCGGCTGAGCCCATTGTGGGTCAGAGCTTCCCGCGAGACGACCCTGAGGCCCCCTTGGACCCTGTCCGCGGCTCCTTCCCGGACGGTGCGGTGGCTGTTTACCGGCCTTGGCAGCCCCGTATGAGGTGCGGAGCGCGGCCGCGCACTACCATCTGCGCCCATGGGGGGTTCACCGCTCAACCACATCGCGCGCACCGCGCGTCCCATGGCACTCCTCAGTGCCGCGGCGACGCTCCTCGGCGCGCTCTTCATCTGTGTGAGCCCGCCCTCCCCGCACCACAACGCCTCGCCGGACATCCGGACCGCGTACACCTGCCCGTACGACAACGGCGCCTGCGGTCTGCTGCCGCTCGTCGAAGCGGCCGTGCTCACCGCGCCGCCGCACGATGCCCCGCTCGAGGCCGGCGCACTGCCCTCACAGCTCGACCCGTCGGCCTCCGCCGGCCGGCCGACCCGCTCCGGAGCGCAGCCTCGCGCCCCGGACCTTCACGTTCTTCAAGTGCTGCGGACGTAACAGGTCCCGCCTCCCCCAGCCTCTTGATCACCGCAGACTTCACGAAGGACGACAACCACCATGGCTTCCCGCACGAACGACCGCCGGGCCCGAATAGAGCAGATGCGCAAGGCCGAGCAGGCCCGCGAGCGCCGCAGTCGCATCATCACGATCAGCATCAGCGCCGTCGTCGTCGCCGGCCTCGTCGGCTTCGGCCTCTTCGCCCTCAACAAGGAGTCGGACAAGAAGGATCAGGAGGCCGCCGCGGCCAAGGCTCCCGTCACCGGCGAGAAGACCTGGGACGCGAAGAAGCTCGGCCGTACCCATGTCACCAAGGCCGTCACCTACCCGATGAAGCCGCCGGTCGGCGGCGACCACGATCAGGCGTGGATGAACTGCAACGGCGACGTCTACAAGGAGGCGATCCCCGACCGGAACGCCGTCCACTCGCTGGAGCACGGCGCGGTCTGGGTGACGTACAACGACAAGGCGCCGGCAGGCGATGTGACCAAGCTCGGCGAGAAGGTCAAGAAGACGCCGTACTCGCTGATGAGCCCCGTCAAGGACCAGTCCGGGGCGATCATGCTGAGCGCCTGGGGCAAGCAGGTCACGGTCGACAGTGCCGACGACCCGCGCGTGGACCAGTTCTTCACCAAGTACGTGCAGGGCGCGCAGACTCCCGAGCCCGGCGCGGCGTGCACCAACGGTGTGGCCGGCGAGTGACCGGTATGACCCGTACGCACTGGGCGGCGATCACGGCGGTCGTGCTCGCGCTGCTCTTCGCGGGGGCCGCCACGGTGGCCTCCGCGGGCGGCGGCGGGGACGCCACGTCCCGTACGCCGTCGGCCGGTTCCGCGGACGCCGGCTTCGCCCGCGACATGTCGGTCCATCACCAGCAGGCGGTGGAGATGTCGTTCATCGTGCGGGACCGTACGAAGGACGACGAGGTG
The Streptomyces lunaelactis genome window above contains:
- a CDS encoding LacI family DNA-binding transcriptional regulator gives rise to the protein MTARLADIAAQAGVSEATVSRVLNGKPGVAAATRESVLAALDVLGYERPVRLRHRSAGLVGLITPELDNPIFPALAQVIGQALTRQGYTPVLATQTPGGSTEDELTEMLVDRGVSGIIFVSGLHADTTADMQRYDQLRGQGVPYVLLGGFSSKVKAPFVSPDDRAAMHLAVTHLVSLGHTRIGLAVGPKRFVPVLRKIEGFQQAMESQLGLAPEESEDLIQHSLYTLEGGQAAASALIGVGCTAVVCASDMMALGAIRAARGLGLKVPRDVSVVGFDDSPLIAFTDPPLTTIRQPVQAMGQAAVRTLLEEIGGTPAPHSEFVFMPELVVRGSTASGPGAVGRS
- a CDS encoding phosphatase PAP2 family protein codes for the protein MGESTVKTMEGRTATPSPMVDPMVDEAADAPLRTDAPLRTRLRTQRSPRRPRIWFEVLLIAVSYWTYSLVRNAVPEQKAQALRNADWIWDVERSLGLAVEQSVNQAVNSVTWLIVSMNYYYATLHFIVTIGVLVWLYRGHPGRYAAARLVLFATTGVALVGYYLYPLAPPRLMNGQNFIDTVLVHDTWGSMASGNLKNMSNQYAAMPSMHIGWSLWCGLIIFAVASAPWAKILGMLYPTATLVVIVATANHFWLDAVGGMICLAFGFALSYAWYRALPHQLPKLVEDTDRLGRLLPRFNAST
- a CDS encoding bifunctional [glutamine synthetase] adenylyltransferase/[glutamine synthetase]-adenylyl-L-tyrosine phosphorylase, giving the protein MTVPGRRSSTFTRLLRHGFTDPSAAERLLDLPDMSSVRGDPVLLDALGAASDPDLALRGLVRLVEAQDPVERQTLLGTLVSAKPLRDRLIGVLGASEALGDHLARHPRDWHALVTYEAADLHPGVEEFERGLADATDPVTLRIAYRRCLLSIAARDVCGTTDVAQAAAELADLATATLRAALAIARTAAPADAAQCRLAVIAMGKCGGHELNYVSDVDVIFVGEPVEGADESKAMQAATRLASHLMRICSETTIEGTIWPVDANLRPEGRNGPLVRTLSSHLAYYQRWAKTWEFQALLKARPVAGDPMLGEEYVEAVSPLVWQAAERENFVADVQKMRRRVVDNIPVAEVHRELKLGPGGLRDVEFAVQLLQLVHGRSDATLHSGTTLKALQSLAAGGYVGRADAAQLDAAYRFLRAMEHRIQLYRLRRTHLVPEDEADLRRLGRSLGLRTDPVAELNKEWKRHASVVRRLHEKIFYRPLLDAVAQLAPGETRLSPKAAGQRLEALGYADPAAALRHLEALSSGVTRKAAIQRTLLPVLLGWFADSADPDAGLLGFRKVSDALGKTPWYLRLLRDEGAAAENLARVLSAGRLAPDLLLRAPEAVALLGDPEGLGPRGRDALEQEILAAVGRAETTEGGVASARGVRRRELFRTAAADLIGSYGTEDSPAEADPGALVDRVGNAVTDLNAATLAGALRAAVREQWDDTLPTRFAVIGMGRFGGHEQSYGSDADVLFVHEPREGVDDQEATRAANTVIAEMRRLLQLPTADPPLLIDVDLRPEGKSGPMVRTLASYEAYYRRWSLVWESQALLRAEPMAGDADLGRRFVELVDPLRYPAEGLGEDAVREIRRLKARMESERLPRGADPTLHTKLGRGGLSDVEWTVQLFQMQHGWAEPGLRTTRTRHALAAAHAAGLISTEDAQILDEAWVLATRVRNGVMLVRGRAGDTFPSDGRELGAVGRYLGYGPGRVGDMLDDYRRTTRRARAVVEELFYGA
- a CDS encoding pyridoxamine 5'-phosphate oxidase family protein, translated to MPPIAPLTTLDPRYSDEKATASDWSQAVARLSSAEVFWLSTVRPEGRPHVTPLIAVWHDGGLHFCTGAEERKAKNLRDNQEVVLTTGANALNEGYDVVVEGTATRVSDEKRLRALAAAYVEKYGTDWTFEVRDGAFAGDGGPALVFRVEPRTAFGFGKGDPYAQTRWQFTQ
- a CDS encoding VOC family protein, translated to MELTLEVVMVPSSDLDRTKTFYEKGCGFNVDLDQEVAPGIRIIQMTPPGSRCSISLGSGLPDPPGQSAMTPGSLQGLQLCVTDIAAAHAEFTERGVEVSPVQHVGATGWEDGPGDTWNSFAFFKDPDGNGWVLQEAPAPLSER
- a CDS encoding VOC family protein translates to MDWTLEVIVVPVSDVDRAKEFYSDKLGFHVDIDTHVTKEIRIIQLTPPGSGCSIVIGEGIPTPGGRAPEPGSYVGLQLVVADIKAAHAELVERGVEVSDPIEVAPGDGGTFLYFEDPDGNAWAVQEYRVRATRPLYEVLRPKDRT
- the sigJ gene encoding RNA polymerase sigma factor SigJ, which codes for MDEKEFLAERFEAHRTHLRAVAYRMLGSLSEADDAVQEAWLKLGRSDSSEVENLGGWLTTVVGRVCLDMLRTRASRREDPLDVYVPDPIVSSIDGVDPEHEVLLADSVGLALLVVLETLPPAERLAFVLHDLFAVPFDEIAPIVDRTPTAARQLASRARRRVQGAAPAPERDVTRQREVVDAFLAASRGGDFEALVALLDPDVVLRADTGAMGPGVSKLVRGARAVAGQALMFARFATFARPALVNGVPGVVTAPEGQPVSVMGLTFGDGKIVEIDILADPVRLARLDLEVLDD
- a CDS encoding carboxymuconolactone decarboxylase family protein; this encodes MEARMKNPAVIIPAAMPAILNVFKATKQGGVPEATLELVHLRASQINGCSPCVEQGARTAKKAGETDERLFTVAAWREAPYFTDAERAALALTEAATRLSDRSDPVPDEIWNAAADHYNEEQLAALVLLIGVTNLFNRLNATTRQIAGAAW
- the glnA gene encoding type I glutamate--ammonia ligase → MDKQQEFVLRTLEERDIRFVRLWFTDVLGFLKSVAVAPAELEQAFDEGIGFDGSAIEGFARVYESDMIAKPDPGTFQILPWRAEAPGTARMFCDILMPDGSPSFADPRYVLKRILARTSDLGFTFYTHPEIEFFLLKNKPLDGSRPTPADNSGYFDHTPQNVGMDFRRQAITMLESMGISVEFSHHEGAPGQQEIDLRYADALSTADNIMTFRLVMKQVALEQGVQATFMPKPFSEYPGSGMHTHLSLFEGDRNAFYESGAEYQLSKVGRSFIAGLLKHAAEISAVTNQWVNSYKRIWGGSARSAGAGGEAPSYICWGHNNRSALIRVPMYKPGKTGSARVEVRSIDSGANPYLTYAVLLAAGLKGIEEGYELPAGADDDVWALSDAERRAMGIEPLPQNLGEAITLMERSELVAETLGEHVFDFFLRNKKQEWEEYRSEVTAFELRKSLPVL